CCCACCTGCGCCATGAACGTGGAGTCCTTGCGCTTGATGCGCACGCACACGTTCCAGATATGAGCGATACTCAGGTGGACCACGGCGATGCAGAAGCAGAACAGCTGGATATGTTGCATCTGGGAGGCACCCGCCGCCTTGGGCACGAAGCTTTCGGGCAGCAGCGTAATCGACTGGGCGAAGGCCTTGTAGGCTTCGAACTTCGCAGGGTCAGTCGGTGCGCTCGTGCGGATCCAGAGCATCGCGTTCTTCAGCGGTTCAGGCAACCAGCCGTAGTTGGTGATGTCCAGGTAATATGTCCACCCCGCAAGCGCCGGAGAAAGTCCAAGGAAGCTTGCGTTGATGACACCCCACACGATGGTGGCGATGCTCATGAGGTAGATAAAGTGGAAACCAGCAGGGTTCGCCTTCGGCATCTTTTTGCGGGCAAAAAGCGCCAAACCGAGGAAGAGCAACCCGTAAGCGGTATCCCCCACGATCATCGCAAAGAAGATGCTGAAGAAGCAAAGGAACACGCTCGACACATCCACTTCCTTGTACCCCGGCGAAATGCCGATGATGTCGTAAAGGAACTGCATGGGACGGCTGAGCTTGCTGTAGGTCAACAGCGTCGGGATATCGTCGCCGTCGGCTGGGTCATCCACCAGGAGGCCCCAGCCGTGCTCGCGGGCGGCCTTCTCGAGTTCGCCCACGCGCGGTGCGGGGCAGAAGCCCTGCACGGCGGCGACGTTCTTGTCGCCCACCATCGAGGCTTCGGCTTCGACCATGCGGTAGTCGTCACCCACTTCGAGGAGCTTGTCCTCGATAGATTCCCTGACGCCCGAAAGTTCACCCAGGCGTTTCTCGACGCGGGCAAGCGTTTCCTTGGCTTTCGCTTCCATTTCGCGGTATTCGGCAAGCGACTTCTGCGGCATCGTGAGTTCGGTGAAGTTGCCCTTCACGGCGACAGGGGCTTCTCCCCTGCTCACGACAGCCACGTACTTGCCGTTTTCATCCTGGCCGAATTCCTCGATGGAACCTTCGCCATCGAGTTCGAACGGGATTTTACCGTCATGGAGCTGGTACAGTTTGACATAGATACCCTTCGCCTGCAAGGCTGCAGCCGTTGCGGGGTTCAGGTTCTTGAACATGGAAAGTTTAGTGAGTTCCTCTTCGGCCTGTTCCTTGTCGATTTCCGCCTGCTTGCTTTCGGCAACCAGGTTCTGGATTTCTTCGATAAGGCTTGCGGCCGGAGCGGCTTCCTTCACGGGAGTCACACCCTTCGGGGCCTTCTCGGGCACCACTTCCAAGGCCTTCTGCACGCGGTTCATTTCGCCGCGGGCCTTGTTCAACTTGGCGCCTGCAGCCGCCTGCAAGGGCGTGAGGTGCAAAATTTCAAGCGTACGGA
The nucleotide sequence above comes from Fibrobacter sp.. Encoded proteins:
- a CDS encoding ATPase; the encoded protein is MITPMKKVTVLTVASAVEETLQALRTLEILHLTPLQAAAGAKLNKARGEMNRVQKALEVVPEKAPKGVTPVKEAAPAASLIEEIQNLVAESKQAEIDKEQAEEELTKLSMFKNLNPATAAALQAKGIYVKLYQLHDGKIPFELDGEGSIEEFGQDENGKYVAVVSRGEAPVAVKGNFTELTMPQKSLAEYREMEAKAKETLARVEKRLGELSGVRESIEDKLLEVGDDYRMVEAEASMVGDKNVAAVQGFCPAPRVGELEKAAREHGWGLLVDDPADGDDIPTLLTYSKLSRPMQFLYDIIGISPGYKEVDVSSVFLCFFSIFFAMIVGDTAYGLLFLGLALFARKKMPKANPAGFHFIYLMSIATIVWGVINASFLGLSPALAGWTYYLDITNYGWLPEPLKNAMLWIRTSAPTDPAKFEAYKAFAQSITLLPESFVPKAAGASQMQHIQLFCFCIAVVHLSIAHIWNVCVRIKRKDSTFMAQVGWLIGCWVMFFLACQMVLGIDMPKFVIPMFIVEAVLLVLFTVPPKRLKQDFISIPMLVLDVVNSFTDVISYIRLFAVGMSGAAIAEAFNDMLSPLFGSAVGIAGAAFLLLFVHGLNIALAVMGVAVHAVRLNTLEFSNGLGQEWSGFAFAPFAKQKN